In Mycobacterium sp. Aquia_216, a genomic segment contains:
- the rseA gene encoding anti-sigma E factor RseA, translating to MADRGHVFRRAFSWLPAQFASQSDAPVGAPRQFGSTEHLSVEAIAAFVDGELRMNAHLRAAHHLSLCPQCAAEVDDQSRARAALRDSHPIRIPSTLLGLLSEIPHYPPDDTPSRAPDGFADRDVRDQRKRR from the coding sequence ATGGCCGACCGGGGACATGTGTTCCGTCGCGCGTTCTCCTGGCTCCCCGCCCAGTTCGCCTCCCAAAGTGATGCCCCGGTGGGCGCGCCGCGTCAATTCGGTTCGACCGAGCATCTGTCCGTCGAGGCGATCGCCGCGTTTGTCGACGGTGAGCTGCGGATGAACGCCCACTTGCGGGCCGCCCATCACCTCTCGCTATGCCCGCAATGCGCGGCCGAAGTCGATGACCAGAGCCGGGCGCGTGCCGCGCTGCGCGACTCCCACCCGATCCGCATCCCCAGCACCCTGCTCGGCCTGCTGTCGGAGATCCCGCACTACCCGCCCGACGACACGCCCTCGCGGGCGCCCGACGGTTTCGCTGATCGCGATGTGCGCGACCAGCGTAAGCGCCGGTAG